One region of Candidatus Saccharibacteria bacterium genomic DNA includes:
- a CDS encoding glycosyltransferase family 4 protein, producing MKIGFVLDDTLDNPNGIQQYMLCVGRWLQKHGHEVYYIVGESHRTDVENMFSVSTNINVRFNGNKLSMPAPASYKKLRWLLDDLKLDVLHVQAPYSPFLAGRLIRSVKPSVAVVGTFHILPYSRASRLGSDILGKINTSTAKRFDAMMAVSAPTQVFAGRYYGFRSIVVANPFYHDQFSVARRGKNKPHVVKKIVFLGRLVTRKGPRELLEAVALLYSTNLTKVKYEVTIAGRGPLLNELNRFVEKQGLSKVVTFTGFVEENKKAELLASGDLVVFPSTSGESFGISLLEGMAASQGVVLAGDNLGYACVVADKKQLFNPRDTEAFAKLLANWLDDDTGRESMARLQQQYVRQYDIDEIGPKIVAVYNQALQKRPRS from the coding sequence GTGAAGATTGGCTTCGTTCTTGACGACACACTAGATAATCCGAATGGTATTCAGCAGTACATGCTCTGTGTTGGTCGGTGGCTTCAAAAACACGGGCATGAAGTGTATTACATTGTTGGGGAGTCACACCGAACCGATGTTGAAAATATGTTTAGTGTAAGTACTAACATAAACGTTCGATTCAACGGAAACAAGCTGTCTATGCCAGCACCGGCCTCATATAAAAAGCTGCGTTGGCTGTTGGACGATCTAAAACTTGACGTGCTACATGTACAAGCTCCGTATAGCCCATTCTTGGCCGGTCGGCTTATTCGCAGCGTAAAGCCTTCAGTTGCGGTTGTTGGCACTTTTCATATTTTGCCGTATAGCCGTGCATCACGACTGGGAAGCGACATACTGGGGAAAATTAATACCTCGACCGCGAAACGTTTTGACGCTATGATGGCGGTCTCAGCCCCTACACAAGTCTTTGCCGGCAGGTATTATGGTTTTCGCAGTATTGTAGTGGCGAATCCGTTTTATCACGACCAGTTCTCTGTTGCCAGACGTGGTAAAAACAAACCACATGTGGTCAAAAAAATAGTTTTTTTGGGTCGACTTGTCACTAGAAAAGGTCCACGGGAACTACTGGAGGCCGTTGCTTTACTTTATAGCACCAACTTGACCAAGGTAAAATACGAAGTGACAATAGCCGGACGGGGGCCGCTTCTAAATGAGCTGAATCGGTTTGTAGAAAAACAAGGACTTTCAAAAGTAGTCACTTTTACTGGATTTGTCGAAGAAAACAAGAAAGCAGAACTGTTAGCTAGTGGTGATCTAGTCGTTTTTCCGAGCACATCTGGTGAAAGTTTTGGGATAAGTCTGCTTGAGGGTATGGCAGCGAGCCAAGGTGTTGTTTTGGCGGGTGATAATTTGGGATACGCCTGTGTTGTCGCTGACAAAAAACAGCTTTTCAACCCGCGAGACACAGAGGCATTTGCAAAACTACTTGCCAACTGGCTGGACGACGATACTGGTCGGGAATCTATGGCGCGGCTACAACAACAGTATGTGCGCCAGTATGATATTGACGAAATTGGTCCTAAAATTGTTGCAGTGTATAATCAAGCTTTGCAAAAACGACCTCGGTCATGA
- a CDS encoding glycosyltransferase family 4 protein yields MKIGLVCPYSIAKGGGVQEVVKALQREYIKLGHEAIIITPQPKEPFTNRDHKVVFIGTSTDFKAAATTTQISASMLTDEIDSILEYEKFDVLHFHEPWIPVLSRQILSRSQCPNVATFHAKLPETIASRALAKVIIPYTKPLLKHIDAYTAVSNAAAEYVRSLTDAEIQIIPNGIHTGHFRRPAHAAQVSHSGKTILYIGRLEKRKGVNYLLQAFKLLQERQPDVRLVIAGDGVDKEKLEELAEQLEVKQVSFYGYIDDRTKLELLHAADLFCSPAIYGESFGIVLLEAMASGLVTIAGNNSGYESVMTGLGQLSLVDPRDSKEFAHRMELLLNDSGIRDLWIKWAKKHVRQFEYHKVAAMYLASYERAIKELADNPRRKREDWLRS; encoded by the coding sequence ATGAAAATTGGATTGGTTTGCCCATACAGTATTGCCAAAGGTGGCGGTGTTCAGGAAGTTGTAAAAGCTTTGCAGCGAGAATACATAAAGCTTGGGCACGAAGCTATTATCATTACGCCTCAACCGAAAGAACCCTTTACAAATCGGGATCACAAAGTTGTCTTTATTGGCACTTCGACAGACTTTAAAGCTGCTGCAACAACCACACAAATCAGTGCAAGCATGCTGACCGATGAAATCGATAGCATCCTCGAATATGAAAAATTTGACGTACTACATTTTCATGAACCGTGGATACCCGTGCTGAGTAGACAAATTTTAAGCCGCAGCCAGTGTCCTAACGTTGCAACGTTTCACGCAAAGTTGCCGGAAACTATTGCGAGCCGAGCGCTGGCAAAAGTTATCATACCCTACACAAAACCATTACTTAAGCACATAGATGCCTACACAGCCGTGTCTAATGCAGCTGCCGAGTATGTTCGATCGCTGACTGATGCTGAAATTCAAATCATCCCCAATGGTATTCACACAGGACATTTCCGTCGCCCTGCTCACGCAGCTCAGGTTTCGCACAGCGGCAAGACTATTTTGTACATTGGTCGTCTTGAAAAACGCAAAGGTGTCAATTATCTCTTACAAGCGTTTAAGCTTCTGCAGGAGCGACAACCCGATGTGCGTTTGGTTATTGCTGGAGACGGCGTTGACAAAGAAAAACTCGAAGAACTTGCCGAGCAACTAGAAGTAAAACAGGTTAGCTTTTATGGCTACATTGACGACCGCACAAAGTTGGAATTATTGCACGCCGCTGATCTGTTTTGTTCCCCGGCAATTTATGGAGAAAGTTTTGGAATTGTGCTGCTTGAGGCGATGGCTAGCGGGCTTGTTACAATCGCGGGTAATAACTCTGGATACGAAAGTGTTATGACCGGGCTGGGACAACTTTCACTTGTCGACCCGCGCGATAGCAAAGAATTTGCTCACCGCATGGAATTGTTACTGAACGACTCAGGTATACGAGATCTATGGATAAAATGGGCGAAGAAACATGTCAGGCAGTTTGAATATCACAAAGTGGCTGCAATGTATCTGGCATCGTACGAAAGAGCAATTAAAGAATTGGCAGATAACCCAAGGAGGAAACGTGAAGATTGGCTTCGTTCTTGA
- a CDS encoding AI-2E family transporter: MARLFPKENSDFEVTISTHTIVRVISLTMLTILLFFAIKQSAGTLTLIGAAFFLSLALNSPVQWLASRLPAKKKNRRSLATGISIGVILLTLTGFLVAVVPPIAKQTAGFFSDLPQLIDDTRNGEGALGAFVEKYNLDSQVEKLSSQLSTRLDDVGGSAVTAVSKIGSSIFAVLTVIVLTVMMLVEGPKWGKLLEGLLPVGRREWAHRLTGDMNKVVRGYVNGQVILAAVAAVLIVPMLFAMHVAYPLALMVVVFICGLIPMVGHTIGAIICTLVALFTSPAAAIFVLAYYILYQQIENYVVQPRVQANSTNMSPLLVFVAVLMGANFGGLLGALVAIPVAGCLRILVLDYLERRDILSPATVEDAKTRGGAL, translated from the coding sequence ATGGCAAGATTATTTCCAAAAGAAAACTCAGATTTTGAGGTAACAATATCAACTCATACCATAGTGCGTGTTATTTCACTCACTATGCTTACGATACTGCTCTTTTTTGCTATTAAGCAAAGCGCAGGTACGCTGACACTTATTGGAGCAGCATTTTTCTTAAGCCTGGCACTGAACAGTCCAGTGCAATGGCTAGCCAGTCGCTTGCCTGCAAAGAAAAAAAACCGACGTTCACTCGCTACTGGTATATCTATAGGGGTTATCCTACTAACGCTTACAGGATTTTTGGTCGCAGTTGTTCCGCCAATCGCCAAGCAAACTGCCGGATTTTTTAGTGATTTGCCGCAGCTTATAGATGATACACGTAACGGCGAAGGTGCACTTGGGGCGTTTGTAGAAAAATATAACCTAGATTCTCAGGTCGAAAAGCTGTCATCTCAGCTGTCTACTCGACTTGACGATGTCGGTGGTTCGGCGGTAACAGCAGTTTCAAAGATCGGCAGCAGTATTTTTGCTGTGCTAACCGTTATAGTTTTGACTGTGATGATGCTTGTTGAAGGCCCGAAATGGGGAAAACTACTTGAGGGGCTACTACCGGTTGGTCGGCGCGAATGGGCTCATCGCCTGACGGGGGATATGAATAAAGTTGTGCGCGGCTATGTAAACGGTCAGGTCATTTTGGCAGCTGTTGCCGCAGTTTTGATTGTACCCATGTTGTTTGCTATGCACGTTGCCTACCCACTCGCGCTAATGGTCGTTGTCTTCATATGCGGTCTTATACCAATGGTCGGCCATACCATTGGCGCCATTATTTGTACACTGGTAGCTCTTTTTACTTCACCGGCCGCGGCAATATTTGTTCTCGCCTACTACATTCTGTACCAGCAGATAGAAAATTACGTTGTTCAGCCCCGTGTGCAGGCCAACTCAACCAACATGTCTCCGCTACTCGTGTTTGTAGCCGTCCTTATGGGCGCCAACTTCGGTGGATTGTTGGGCGCGCTTGTTGCTATTCCGGTAGCCGGATGTCTCCGCATTCTTGTTCTCGACTATTTAGAGCGGCGGGACATATTGTCTCCAGCTACCGTTGAAGACGCTAAGACACGCGGCGGCGCACTATAA
- a CDS encoding DHH family phosphoesterase, protein MENQIRGSVDAAATIVIVQADNPDADSLGSALALEHILGDMGKNVVLYCGVNVPEYLRYMHGWDRVIDSLPSQFDLSIIVDTSTYTLLDKLNKSGQLTWLKSKPCIVLDHHATVENKIDFTQLQIIDEHVASTGELIFHLSSSLGWNVSSEAAEHIMTSILGDTQGLMNDLTTAGTYRVMADLTELGANRPRLEELRREYGKMVEKIFRYKGMLITRTEFFADGKIALVHIPQPEINEYSPLYNPAPLVQFDMLQVRGVALAIVLKSYDDGRVTAALRANNGYPIAAQLAEHMGGGGHSYAAGFKITDGRKYADIKEECLRMASDLLLQKYQDIA, encoded by the coding sequence ATGGAAAACCAAATTCGTGGGTCAGTAGACGCGGCAGCTACAATCGTTATTGTCCAGGCTGATAACCCTGACGCGGATAGCCTCGGCAGTGCTCTTGCGCTTGAGCACATTCTCGGTGACATGGGCAAGAATGTTGTACTGTACTGCGGCGTCAACGTACCAGAATATCTTCGCTATATGCACGGCTGGGATCGGGTAATCGATTCGCTGCCAAGCCAATTTGACTTAAGCATTATAGTCGACACTAGCACTTACACACTACTGGATAAGCTTAATAAAAGCGGCCAGCTGACGTGGCTTAAAAGCAAACCGTGCATTGTACTTGACCATCACGCTACTGTTGAAAATAAAATTGATTTTACGCAGCTGCAAATCATCGATGAACATGTTGCTTCCACCGGGGAATTGATCTTTCATCTGAGCTCTTCACTTGGTTGGAATGTATCCAGTGAGGCTGCCGAACATATCATGACCTCCATCCTTGGCGACACGCAAGGTCTTATGAACGACTTGACAACCGCTGGAACGTACCGCGTCATGGCTGATCTGACTGAGCTGGGCGCCAACCGCCCACGGCTTGAGGAGCTTCGACGTGAGTATGGCAAAATGGTTGAAAAAATCTTTCGCTACAAGGGCATGCTAATTACGCGAACAGAGTTTTTTGCCGACGGTAAAATTGCCCTGGTACACATTCCTCAGCCCGAAATCAACGAATATAGCCCTCTCTATAACCCGGCACCACTTGTTCAGTTTGATATGTTGCAAGTCCGGGGCGTGGCGCTGGCTATTGTGCTCAAAAGCTATGATGACGGCCGGGTCACAGCAGCGCTTCGCGCAAACAATGGTTACCCGATAGCCGCTCAGCTTGCCGAGCATATGGGCGGAGGAGGACATAGTTATGCTGCTGGTTTCAAAATTACCGATGGCCGCAAGTACGCCGACATCAAGGAAGAATGTTTGCGCATGGCAAGTGATCTGCTTCTTCAAAAGTACCAGGATATCGCATGA
- a CDS encoding DUF1653 domain-containing protein, producing MRSKKGVKQLREMLTEAVELVPVGSRWRHYKGGEYIVTAIAFDEETLEFEVIYSPIEAPDIHFARWMSIWLETVAWQGATLPRFEHTSG from the coding sequence ATGAGAAGCAAAAAAGGCGTTAAACAACTAAGAGAAATGCTGACTGAGGCGGTCGAACTTGTGCCAGTCGGATCTAGGTGGCGTCACTATAAGGGCGGAGAATATATTGTTACGGCGATCGCGTTTGACGAGGAAACGCTAGAGTTCGAAGTTATTTATTCGCCAATTGAGGCGCCAGATATTCATTTTGCTCGCTGGATGAGCATTTGGCTTGAGACTGTCGCATGGCAAGGTGCCACCCTTCCTCGTTTTGAGCACACGTCAGGCTAA
- a CDS encoding cysteine--tRNA ligase: MKLYNTLTQGKNTLQTLEAGKIKLYTCGLTVYSQPHIGNWLPYIYWDVLVRTLRSAGFSVEHTQNITDVGHLTSDDDNGQDKMEKGALREGITAWDVANKYISVAATEAGQLGLLKPTHLVRATDMIPQQITFAQTLATKGYLYEIPGDGMYFDTSKLTDYGKLARLDIDGLEAGARVSVEGKKNITDFAVWKFSPPDSRRDMEWTSPWGVGFPGWHLECSVIAKETLGEQIDIHTGGIDHIPVHHTNEIAQTEAVTGKQFSAFWMHANHLKVDGGKMAKSKGNIYTLRDILEKGYSLKAFKVFSLGKHYRTEGNFTWDNLEAAQNRLNHWQEAMATRWQEALMHIGTQDINPADFDQDMQAALANDLDTPRALQLVDEIADKAISGFASAASLDSIARLVDEHLGIYIGEEDISNEQKQLIVERGIARTNKDWKASDKLRDQLATEGIGLRDTPSGAVWYRLSHPN, encoded by the coding sequence ATGAAACTATACAACACGCTAACTCAAGGAAAAAATACGCTTCAAACGCTTGAAGCCGGTAAAATCAAACTTTACACCTGTGGTCTCACTGTATATAGCCAACCGCACATCGGAAATTGGCTGCCATACATATATTGGGATGTGCTGGTACGCACACTTCGTTCCGCTGGATTTAGCGTCGAACACACGCAAAATATTACTGACGTTGGTCATCTTACCAGCGACGATGATAATGGCCAAGACAAAATGGAAAAAGGGGCTCTTAGGGAAGGTATAACCGCCTGGGACGTGGCCAACAAGTACATAAGCGTTGCAGCCACAGAAGCAGGCCAGCTTGGGCTCCTGAAGCCAACACATTTAGTTCGGGCGACCGACATGATCCCCCAGCAGATTACTTTTGCGCAGACGCTGGCTACAAAAGGCTACTTGTACGAAATTCCGGGTGATGGAATGTATTTTGATACATCGAAGCTAACAGATTACGGCAAGTTAGCGCGACTAGATATTGACGGTTTAGAAGCCGGCGCACGCGTCAGCGTAGAAGGTAAAAAAAATATTACAGATTTTGCAGTTTGGAAGTTTTCACCGCCAGACAGTAGGCGAGACATGGAATGGACCAGCCCTTGGGGAGTTGGATTTCCGGGTTGGCATTTGGAATGTTCGGTTATAGCAAAAGAAACACTCGGCGAACAAATAGATATACATACAGGAGGCATAGACCACATACCGGTACACCACACAAACGAAATCGCCCAGACTGAAGCGGTGACGGGCAAACAATTTAGTGCCTTCTGGATGCACGCCAACCATCTAAAAGTCGACGGCGGCAAAATGGCGAAGAGTAAAGGAAATATTTACACACTGCGGGACATACTAGAAAAAGGTTACAGCCTGAAAGCATTTAAAGTGTTTTCACTTGGGAAGCACTACAGAACAGAGGGAAACTTTACCTGGGATAATTTGGAAGCTGCCCAAAACCGCCTAAATCATTGGCAAGAAGCAATGGCAACCCGCTGGCAGGAAGCGCTGATGCACATAGGCACGCAAGATATCAATCCAGCCGATTTTGACCAAGATATGCAGGCTGCGCTTGCTAACGATCTTGATACACCACGCGCGCTCCAGCTTGTCGACGAAATCGCAGATAAGGCAATCTCAGGGTTTGCTAGTGCTGCCAGCCTAGATAGCATTGCACGACTTGTCGATGAGCACCTGGGTATTTACATTGGCGAGGAAGATATTAGTAATGAGCAGAAGCAGCTGATAGTAGAACGGGGCATTGCGCGCACCAACAAGGACTGGAAGGCATCAGACAAACTGCGAGACCAATTGGCTACAGAAGGTATTGGGCTACGAGACACGCCGAGTGGTGCCGTTTGGTACCGACTGTCGCACCCAAATTGA